A single genomic interval of Granulicella tundricola MP5ACTX9 harbors:
- a CDS encoding N-acetylmuramoyl-L-alanine amidase, translating into MNGFLRFRGLGLVAAVCCSVTVAGARPAPLTKWDRAVADRQAFEGLGAGTRSKLGYNRVMDEFRAIYHSNPADGHAPDAIYAVAELLAEQGRELHDEGSLRAAVAQFEFLRKQYPGSGLRTNALLAEGRIDETDLGDAAGAKERFALVVKEAPRSESAGVARAELVTLRAGAGAGPTHRDTAAMNGARSGSSAAKPEPAVTGLRLTEENARLVEGGDAGSSAGLRNDKPIGVRNDAPKVDSVPVLETHVPEAGHGAPIVPVRKGALAQVTGIRHWSTPTYTRVAIDLGDEVTFEAARVPHPDRIYFDLYGARLAQELVGKSFDVTDDGFLKKIRAAQATGDVTRVVLDVNDVTEYSAFLLPNPYRLIIDIHGGSGGGAGAPAKAKAPVDEVAEVPVAPAAAKTASAAANRSGLPAMAPTDGGDAVRLPGGSGRASLEAHPNGDETAVRMGHTTFSQTPNSSSAPTSAAPAPSSVPAPRTGTVARSTVARPVPNTVAVKAPANATEVAAVSEAPGRVDATSAPTSRPIVANVPVPRDVSLGTNTVGTSTKRSRKAAAGSDLDAAPARAAEKTADGETSLVRALGLKIGRIVIDAGHGGHDSGTLGVDGIQEKDVVLDVALRLGKLLHERLGAEIIYTRSDDTFIPLETRTAIANKAQADLFLSIHANSSQDETARGVETYYLNFTSDPTALDVAARENAVSGQSIHQLSDLVKKITLKDKIAESREFAGDVEGSLYGGLAKGNEGLKNRGVKKAPFVVLIGANMPSVLAEISFVTNGKDAAQLRRPEYRERVAESLYNGVAKYESGLGTKVPVVRASAQ; encoded by the coding sequence GTGAATGGGTTCCTTCGGTTTCGTGGGTTGGGTTTGGTTGCGGCGGTGTGCTGTTCGGTAACTGTGGCGGGGGCGAGGCCGGCTCCGCTGACGAAGTGGGACCGGGCGGTTGCGGATCGGCAGGCGTTTGAGGGGTTGGGTGCGGGGACTCGGAGCAAGCTTGGGTATAACCGGGTGATGGATGAGTTTCGGGCGATCTACCACTCGAACCCGGCAGACGGTCATGCGCCGGATGCGATCTATGCGGTGGCGGAGTTGCTGGCGGAGCAGGGTCGTGAGCTGCATGATGAGGGAAGTCTGCGGGCGGCGGTGGCGCAGTTCGAGTTTCTAAGGAAGCAGTATCCGGGGAGTGGGCTGAGGACGAATGCGCTGCTGGCTGAAGGGCGGATCGACGAGACGGATCTGGGGGATGCGGCGGGGGCTAAGGAACGGTTTGCGCTGGTGGTGAAGGAAGCTCCGCGGAGTGAGAGTGCGGGGGTTGCTCGGGCGGAGTTGGTTACGCTTCGGGCGGGTGCTGGGGCGGGTCCCACTCATCGCGATACGGCTGCGATGAATGGGGCACGGAGTGGTTCTTCTGCTGCCAAACCGGAGCCTGCTGTGACGGGGTTGAGGCTGACGGAGGAGAATGCGCGGTTGGTGGAGGGGGGAGATGCAGGTTCCTCCGCTGGGCTGCGGAATGACAAACCAATCGGGGTGCGGAATGATGCGCCGAAGGTGGATTCGGTTCCTGTGTTGGAGACCCACGTCCCAGAGGCGGGACATGGGGCACCCATTGTTCCGGTGCGTAAGGGGGCTTTGGCGCAGGTGACAGGGATTCGGCACTGGTCTACGCCGACTTATACGAGGGTGGCGATCGACCTGGGGGATGAGGTTACATTTGAGGCGGCAAGGGTGCCGCATCCGGATCGGATCTACTTCGACCTGTATGGGGCGAGGCTGGCGCAGGAGCTTGTGGGGAAGAGCTTCGATGTGACCGACGATGGGTTCTTGAAGAAGATCAGGGCGGCGCAGGCTACGGGGGATGTGACTCGGGTGGTGCTGGATGTGAATGATGTGACGGAGTACTCGGCGTTTCTGCTGCCGAATCCTTATCGGCTGATTATTGATATTCATGGTGGGTCAGGTGGTGGTGCGGGTGCTCCGGCCAAGGCCAAGGCTCCGGTGGATGAGGTTGCGGAGGTGCCGGTGGCTCCGGCGGCGGCGAAGACGGCTAGTGCTGCGGCGAATCGGTCTGGGTTGCCGGCTATGGCTCCTACGGATGGAGGGGACGCTGTGCGGCTTCCGGGTGGAAGTGGTCGAGCTTCGCTCGAGGCCCACCCTAACGGCGATGAGACCGCCGTGAGGATGGGGCACACGACTTTTTCTCAGACTCCGAACTCATCTTCGGCTCCGACCTCTGCTGCTCCTGCTCCATCCAGTGTTCCGGCTCCGCGGACGGGGACGGTGGCTCGGTCTACGGTGGCGAGGCCGGTGCCGAACACGGTGGCAGTGAAGGCTCCGGCGAATGCGACGGAGGTGGCGGCGGTGAGCGAGGCTCCGGGGCGGGTTGATGCTACTTCTGCTCCTACTTCGCGGCCGATTGTGGCGAATGTGCCGGTGCCTCGGGATGTTTCTTTGGGGACGAATACGGTGGGGACTTCGACGAAGAGATCGCGGAAGGCTGCGGCGGGGAGCGATCTGGATGCGGCTCCGGCTCGGGCGGCGGAGAAGACGGCGGATGGGGAGACGAGCCTGGTGCGGGCGCTGGGGTTGAAGATCGGGCGGATCGTGATCGACGCGGGGCATGGGGGGCATGACTCGGGGACGCTGGGGGTAGACGGGATTCAGGAGAAGGATGTGGTGCTCGACGTGGCGCTGCGGCTGGGCAAGCTGCTGCATGAGCGGCTGGGGGCGGAGATCATCTATACGCGGAGTGACGATACGTTTATTCCGCTGGAGACGCGGACGGCGATTGCGAACAAGGCGCAGGCGGATCTGTTTCTTTCGATCCATGCGAACAGCTCGCAGGACGAGACGGCTCGGGGGGTGGAGACGTACTACCTGAACTTCACTTCCGATCCGACGGCGCTGGATGTGGCGGCAAGAGAGAACGCTGTCAGTGGGCAATCGATCCATCAGTTGAGCGACCTGGTGAAGAAGATTACGTTGAAGGACAAGATTGCGGAGAGCCGGGAGTTTGCCGGGGATGTGGAGGGGTCGCTGTATGGCGGGCTGGCCAAGGGGAATGAGGGGCTGAAGAATCGCGGGGTGAAAAAGGCTCCGTTTGTGGTGCTGATCGGTGCGAATATGCCTTCCGTGCTGGCGGAGATCTCGTTTGTGACGAATGGGAAGGATGCGGCACAGTTGCGGCGGCCGGAGTATCGGGAGCGGGTGGCGGAGAGCCTCTATAACGGCGTGGCGAAGTATGAGAGCGGGCTTGGGACGAAGGTGCCGGTGGTGAGGGCTTCGGCGCAGTAG
- a CDS encoding type II toxin-antitoxin system Phd/YefM family antitoxin: protein MRQVQLHEEEEQFASLVSEAEAGESLTILRAGKPVAQIIPFPEPAADDDGVAAMRRLQALMKQGLDLGGVWNGRDELYD, encoded by the coding sequence ATGCGCCAGGTTCAACTCCATGAAGAAGAAGAGCAGTTCGCCTCGCTCGTCTCGGAGGCGGAGGCTGGTGAAAGCCTGACCATCCTGCGCGCCGGAAAGCCCGTAGCCCAGATCATCCCATTCCCTGAGCCCGCCGCCGACGATGATGGCGTAGCAGCCATGAGACGTCTTCAAGCGTTGATGAAACAGGGCCTCGACCTCGGCGGTGTCTGGAACGGACGCGATGAACTCTACGACTGA
- the alaS gene encoding alanine--tRNA ligase has protein sequence MEYRSGSQIREDFLRFFEGKAHRRVHSSSLVPANDPTLLFTNAGMNQFKDVFLGAEKRDYSRAASSQKCVRAGGKHNDLENVGFTRRHHTFFEMLGNFSFGDYFKKDAIAYAWELLTSAAWFAIDKEKLYVTIFEGDEKVPRDEEAYQFWLEVGVPAERIFELGAKDNFWAMGDTGPCGPCSEIYYDLGLAASESGADVPFGEDDQRYMEIWNLVFMQFERASDGTLTPLPKPSIDTGMGLERVSCVLQGVMSNYDTDLFIPLIKRAAELTLKPTSENPDMGHPVGDEKGAASLRIIADHARAATFLIADGVQPANEGRGYVLRKILRRGIRHGRLLGQEQPFMFEMVKAVRDEMKVAYPELVEHAERVSKVVLAEEEQFARVIEKAMNELDRTLDAIKQLPSVLDRWNKTPESAPDYKEAEAAFWVTFELVHRTVNKNEARPKSRHGMFPGRTAFFFFETYGLPIDFMEDAARDAGIELDRAEFEKAKIEEQERARASWKGGSQKTASPVYRELAKTEFEGYSALRVDGARVIALVKDGVGVHVLSPGEEGEVVLDATSFYADSGGQVGDVGWLYAADHTTVLAEVRGANKPVQGVFAHKVIAKVAIAVGDEVDTVVNGEVRAATMRNHTGTHLLHAALREVLGKHVKQAGSLVNRDRLRFDFSHFTGVAEEELREIETIVNAQVLKNTPVETLVDVPIDVAVNDYGAMALFGEKYGDKVRVVRIGEFSTELCGGTHTLATGEIGVIKLVGESSVASGVRRLEAISGTGALDEFRRGFEVSRVVPGGAAGLRDRLASDEEEIKKLRRELDGLRLKAAQAATADAAAGAIEVKGVKVLAKRLDGVDKAQMRELVDQLRGKLGSGVVVLGAATAEGKVALIVGVTKDLTGKVQAGKIVGLLAALVGGKGGGRPDLAEAGGSDVSQLDAALGKAGEVVGGMLG, from the coding sequence ATGGAATATCGGTCGGGTTCGCAGATTCGGGAAGACTTTTTGCGGTTTTTTGAAGGTAAGGCGCACCGTCGTGTGCACTCTTCGTCACTGGTGCCGGCGAACGATCCTACGCTGCTGTTTACCAACGCAGGTATGAACCAGTTCAAGGATGTCTTCCTGGGCGCGGAGAAGCGGGACTACTCGCGTGCGGCGTCGTCGCAGAAGTGTGTTCGGGCTGGCGGGAAGCACAATGACCTTGAGAACGTCGGGTTCACGCGGCGGCACCATACGTTCTTCGAGATGCTGGGGAACTTCTCGTTTGGCGACTACTTCAAGAAGGACGCGATTGCGTATGCGTGGGAGTTGCTGACCTCAGCTGCATGGTTCGCGATCGACAAAGAGAAGCTGTATGTGACGATCTTCGAGGGCGATGAGAAGGTGCCTCGGGATGAAGAGGCTTATCAGTTCTGGCTGGAGGTTGGGGTTCCTGCTGAGCGGATCTTTGAGTTGGGCGCTAAGGATAACTTCTGGGCGATGGGGGATACGGGGCCTTGTGGGCCTTGCAGCGAGATCTATTATGACCTCGGCCTCGCAGCCTCGGAGAGTGGTGCAGACGTTCCGTTTGGTGAGGACGACCAGCGGTATATGGAGATCTGGAACCTGGTGTTCATGCAGTTCGAGCGGGCTAGTGATGGGACGCTGACGCCGCTGCCGAAGCCGAGCATCGATACGGGGATGGGGTTGGAGCGGGTCTCGTGTGTGTTGCAGGGCGTGATGTCGAACTATGACACGGACCTGTTTATTCCACTGATCAAACGGGCTGCTGAGCTTACGTTGAAACCCACGTCCGAAAATCCGGACATGGGGCACCCAGTTGGGGATGAGAAGGGCGCGGCGTCGCTGCGGATTATTGCGGATCATGCTCGGGCGGCTACGTTTCTGATTGCGGATGGAGTGCAGCCGGCGAATGAAGGGCGTGGGTATGTGCTGCGGAAGATTCTGCGACGTGGGATTCGGCATGGACGTTTGCTGGGGCAGGAACAGCCGTTCATGTTCGAGATGGTGAAGGCTGTTCGGGATGAGATGAAGGTGGCATATCCGGAGTTGGTGGAACATGCGGAGCGGGTGAGTAAGGTTGTGCTCGCAGAGGAGGAGCAGTTTGCTCGGGTGATCGAGAAGGCCATGAATGAGCTGGATCGGACACTGGATGCTATCAAGCAATTGCCATCGGTCCTAGACAGATGGAACAAGACACCTGAAAGCGCTCCGGACTACAAGGAAGCCGAGGCTGCATTTTGGGTCACATTTGAGCTCGTACATCGGACCGTCAATAAGAACGAAGCTAGACCGAAGTCGCGTCATGGAATGTTTCCAGGACGTACAGCCTTCTTCTTCTTCGAGACCTATGGACTCCCGATTGATTTTATGGAGGACGCTGCACGAGACGCTGGAATAGAACTAGACAGAGCAGAATTTGAGAAGGCCAAGATTGAAGAACAGGAGCGGGCTCGGGCTTCTTGGAAGGGTGGGTCGCAGAAGACAGCTTCGCCGGTTTATCGCGAGTTGGCTAAGACGGAGTTTGAGGGGTACTCTGCGCTGCGGGTGGATGGTGCGCGGGTGATTGCGCTGGTGAAGGATGGCGTGGGCGTGCATGTGCTCTCGCCCGGCGAAGAGGGTGAAGTTGTTTTAGACGCGACGAGCTTCTATGCGGACTCCGGTGGTCAGGTTGGGGATGTGGGTTGGCTTTATGCGGCGGACCACACGACCGTCCTGGCCGAGGTGCGCGGGGCGAACAAGCCGGTGCAGGGCGTGTTTGCTCACAAGGTGATTGCGAAGGTTGCGATTGCTGTGGGCGATGAGGTCGATACCGTCGTCAATGGCGAGGTGCGGGCGGCTACGATGCGGAACCATACCGGGACGCACCTGCTTCATGCGGCGCTGCGCGAGGTGCTGGGCAAACATGTGAAGCAGGCGGGGTCGCTGGTGAATCGGGATCGGCTGCGGTTCGACTTCAGCCACTTCACGGGTGTCGCGGAGGAAGAGCTGCGCGAGATCGAGACGATCGTCAATGCGCAGGTGCTGAAGAATACGCCGGTGGAGACGCTGGTGGATGTGCCGATCGACGTGGCGGTGAACGACTATGGCGCGATGGCGCTGTTTGGCGAGAAGTACGGCGACAAGGTGCGCGTGGTGCGGATTGGGGAGTTCTCAACCGAGCTGTGCGGCGGCACGCATACGCTGGCGACGGGCGAGATTGGGGTGATCAAGCTGGTGGGCGAGAGCTCGGTGGCGAGTGGCGTGAGGCGTCTTGAAGCTATTTCAGGGACTGGCGCGTTGGATGAGTTTCGGCGTGGGTTTGAGGTCAGCCGCGTGGTGCCTGGAGGGGCTGCGGGGCTAAGGGATCGGCTTGCTTCCGATGAGGAAGAGATCAAGAAGCTGAGGCGGGAGCTCGATGGGCTGCGGCTGAAGGCGGCGCAGGCGGCTACGGCGGATGCTGCTGCTGGAGCTATCGAGGTCAAGGGCGTGAAGGTTCTCGCCAAGCGGCTGGATGGGGTGGATAAGGCGCAGATGCGGGAGCTTGTGGATCAACTGCGCGGGAAGCTGGGGTCCGGGGTTGTGGTGCTGGGCGCGGCTACTGCTGAGGGGAAGGTTGCGCTGATTGTGGGCGTGACGAAGGATCTTACCGGGAAGGTGCAGGCTGGGAAGATTGTTGGACTGCTTGCTGCGCTGGTTGGCGGTAAGGGTGGTGGACGGCCGGATCTGGCGGAGGCTGGTGGGAGTGATGTGAGTCAGCTTGATGCTGCGCTGGGGAAGGCTGGGGAGGTTGTGGGGGGGATGCTGGGGTAG
- a CDS encoding PIN domain-containing protein, translating to MNSTTETSISVDTNILFYSFDPRDVSKHEIAKRIMSFCLERKAQIALQVLAEFHHASVRKNVVSPLQADAIVQDFMQRMPVIATTPGDLATALDLRQRHGLQIFDCLILAVNNRSGCASFLSEDLQHNRKIGQITVLNPFLLTPSELDALLA from the coding sequence ATGAACTCTACGACTGAAACCTCAATCAGCGTAGATACCAACATCCTCTTTTATTCATTTGATCCACGCGACGTCTCAAAACACGAGATCGCCAAGCGCATCATGAGCTTCTGTCTTGAGCGTAAAGCACAGATCGCACTTCAGGTTCTGGCCGAGTTCCATCATGCTTCGGTTCGCAAGAATGTCGTCAGCCCACTGCAGGCCGATGCGATCGTGCAGGACTTCATGCAACGCATGCCAGTTATCGCTACCACCCCAGGTGATCTTGCCACCGCGCTTGACCTGCGCCAAAGGCACGGACTTCAAATCTTCGACTGCCTCATTCTTGCGGTCAACAACCGCTCCGGATGTGCTTCCTTTCTGTCTGAAGATCTACAGCACAACCGCAAGATAGGACAGATTACGGTCCTCAATCCATTCCTGCTCACACCCTCTGAACTCGACGCTCTCCTAGCTTGA
- a CDS encoding S9 family peptidase, whose product MSWIRVFFVMMVGLGSVAMGQAAVEPTSQNRDMGHPAKRAMTFQDLMAMKRVSDPQVSPGGKWVLFSVTDVSLAGNTKVNHLWVVPLQPTSENPDMGHPVVERQITFSTGESFGRFSPDGQFVSYTGAPMKDDPYSRITIATWDEKTGTIGMGRTLQAVSGDADGAVWSPDNKRFLFTTQVYPECSDKAKWSEEDACDKAKDEAADKSPVKAQLFTGLLYRHWNAFTGQKRTHVIVADFSLAGPNPRDLTPKSVVGDAETPTFSLGGPLGYAWAPDGKEIAYVTNLDTVPAASTNNDVFTLRLDEAGARPVKVSTSLGSDDGPAYSPDGRWLAFRSQARAGYESDRFRLMVFDRQAKTIRELMPKFDRWVDEFVWAGDSQALYFASGVSGSEQVFSIGLSGNELNLRTFVDSRGEWGEFAELNISHDGTFLVSSRSTVANPTELFLTSFVVDRDLNIDTVDAVGADGQAHKPEAGTYESAEYGIYKTTQLTRINRDALGAFKIYGGGDASSPFRVYDVGKHEGQPMESFTFLGDEGTKVQGFVVKPPNFDPKKKYPVKFLIHGGPQGAWGDAWSYRWNPELMAASGYVVVMVNPRGSTGYGQAFIDGVNGDWGGKAYVDLMKGLDAAEMQFPFIDKDRECALGASYGGFMANWMLTHTNRFKCIVTHDGMYNPAAAYGDTEEMWFNEWEFRRAGEKEPGQPWRYASLPADQDPFRKWSPMLSIQNAKTPTLVIHSQKDYRLDVSEGFQLFTALQRLGVPSEMLYFPDEGHWVTKPQNAELWNKTVSDWCDKWTHTNAYAGVK is encoded by the coding sequence ATGAGCTGGATTCGTGTTTTCTTCGTGATGATGGTGGGACTGGGATCGGTGGCGATGGGTCAGGCTGCGGTGGAACCCACGTCTCAGAACCGAGACATGGGGCACCCGGCTAAGCGCGCTATGACGTTTCAGGATTTGATGGCGATGAAGCGGGTGAGCGATCCGCAGGTTTCACCTGGTGGGAAGTGGGTGCTTTTTTCGGTTACGGATGTTTCGCTGGCCGGGAATACGAAGGTGAATCATCTGTGGGTTGTGCCGCTTCAACCCACGTCCGAGAATCCGGACATGGGGCACCCAGTTGTGGAACGTCAGATTACGTTCAGCACCGGTGAAAGTTTTGGGCGGTTCTCTCCTGATGGGCAGTTTGTTTCTTATACCGGCGCTCCGATGAAGGACGATCCCTACAGCCGGATTACGATTGCGACGTGGGACGAGAAGACCGGGACGATTGGGATGGGGCGCACGTTGCAGGCAGTAAGCGGCGATGCGGATGGGGCGGTGTGGTCTCCGGATAACAAGAGGTTTCTGTTTACGACGCAGGTGTATCCGGAGTGCTCGGACAAGGCTAAGTGGTCTGAGGAAGATGCTTGCGATAAGGCTAAGGATGAAGCTGCGGATAAGTCTCCTGTGAAGGCGCAGTTGTTTACGGGGCTGCTGTATCGGCACTGGAATGCTTTTACCGGGCAGAAGCGGACGCATGTGATCGTCGCGGACTTCTCCTTGGCTGGACCGAATCCTCGGGACCTTACGCCGAAGAGTGTGGTGGGGGATGCGGAGACTCCTACGTTTAGTCTGGGTGGGCCGCTGGGGTATGCGTGGGCGCCGGACGGGAAGGAGATTGCTTATGTAACCAATCTTGATACAGTTCCGGCGGCGAGCACGAATAACGATGTGTTCACGCTAAGGCTGGATGAGGCGGGAGCTCGGCCTGTCAAAGTGAGTACGAGCCTGGGGAGTGATGATGGGCCGGCCTACTCGCCGGATGGGAGGTGGCTGGCGTTTCGGTCGCAGGCGCGGGCGGGGTATGAGTCGGATCGGTTTCGGTTGATGGTGTTTGATCGTCAGGCTAAGACGATCAGGGAGTTGATGCCTAAATTTGATCGGTGGGTGGATGAGTTTGTTTGGGCAGGCGATTCGCAAGCACTCTATTTCGCTAGCGGTGTCTCCGGGAGCGAACAAGTCTTTTCTATTGGGCTGAGCGGAAACGAGTTGAACTTGCGCACCTTTGTTGATTCGCGAGGAGAGTGGGGCGAATTTGCTGAGCTAAACATCTCTCATGACGGAACGTTTCTCGTTTCCAGTCGTTCGACAGTCGCAAATCCAACAGAGCTTTTCTTGACGAGCTTTGTGGTCGATCGTGACTTAAACATAGACACGGTTGATGCGGTTGGAGCCGACGGCCAAGCGCATAAACCTGAAGCTGGCACTTATGAGTCGGCAGAGTATGGGATATACAAGACAACTCAGCTCACCCGGATCAATCGCGATGCTCTTGGTGCATTCAAAATCTATGGTGGCGGCGATGCTTCAAGTCCATTCAGAGTCTATGACGTTGGCAAGCACGAAGGCCAGCCGATGGAAAGCTTTACGTTCCTTGGTGATGAAGGTACGAAGGTGCAGGGGTTTGTGGTGAAGCCGCCGAACTTCGATCCTAAGAAGAAGTATCCGGTGAAGTTTTTGATTCATGGGGGGCCGCAGGGGGCCTGGGGGGATGCGTGGAGCTATCGGTGGAATCCGGAGTTGATGGCTGCGAGCGGGTATGTGGTGGTGATGGTGAATCCGAGGGGGTCGACGGGGTATGGGCAGGCGTTCATCGATGGGGTGAATGGGGATTGGGGTGGGAAGGCTTATGTGGATCTGATGAAGGGGCTCGATGCGGCGGAGATGCAGTTTCCGTTTATCGATAAAGACCGGGAGTGCGCGCTGGGGGCGAGCTATGGCGGGTTCATGGCGAACTGGATGCTGACGCATACGAACCGGTTCAAGTGCATCGTGACGCATGACGGGATGTATAACCCGGCGGCGGCGTATGGGGATACGGAAGAGATGTGGTTCAACGAGTGGGAGTTTCGGCGGGCGGGAGAGAAAGAGCCGGGACAGCCGTGGCGGTATGCTTCCCTTCCGGCTGATCAGGACCCTTTCAGGAAGTGGTCTCCTATGCTTTCGATTCAGAATGCCAAGACGCCTACTTTGGTGATTCATTCGCAGAAGGATTATCGGCTGGATGTTTCTGAAGGGTTTCAGTTGTTTACGGCGCTGCAGCGGCTCGGCGTGCCGAGTGAGATGCTTTACTTTCCAGATGAGGGGCATTGGGTGACCAAGCCGCAGAATGCCGAGCTTTGGAATAAGACGGTGAGTGACTGGTGTGACAAGTGGACGCATACGAACGCTTATGCGGGGGTGAAGTGA
- a CDS encoding regulatory protein RecX: protein MAFARPKKREPVGEAELFEYAVGVLSRRMRTVRDLKRLMKARAHEGERGETDMDAVVGRLTELKYLSDDRFAQDYTRLRKENQGFGRRRVQQDLAMKGVGKEIAETTLAAAYDEADEVGLARAYCEKKRIPQPSGVDAQKQTVRVMNRLMRAGYSSSAIFKLFRAWKVEVPEGGDSDTYGEMPEF from the coding sequence ATGGCGTTTGCCAGGCCGAAGAAGCGGGAGCCGGTGGGAGAGGCGGAGCTGTTTGAGTATGCGGTGGGGGTGCTTTCCCGCCGGATGCGGACGGTGAGGGATTTGAAGAGGTTGATGAAGGCTCGGGCGCATGAGGGCGAACGGGGGGAGACGGATATGGATGCGGTGGTGGGGAGGCTGACGGAGCTGAAGTATCTTTCGGACGACCGGTTTGCGCAGGACTATACGCGGCTGAGGAAGGAGAACCAGGGGTTCGGAAGGCGGAGGGTGCAGCAGGATCTGGCGATGAAGGGGGTGGGCAAGGAGATTGCGGAGACTACACTGGCGGCTGCTTATGATGAGGCGGATGAGGTGGGGCTGGCTCGGGCTTACTGTGAGAAGAAGCGGATTCCGCAGCCCTCCGGGGTGGATGCGCAGAAGCAGACGGTGAGGGTGATGAATCGGTTGATGCGGGCGGGGTACTCTTCTTCGGCGATCTTCAAGCTGTTCCGGGCCTGGAAGGTGGAGGTGCCGGAGGGTGGGGACTCGGATACGTATGGGGAGATGCCGGAGTTTTAG